The following are encoded in a window of Mycoplasma anserisalpingitidis genomic DNA:
- the rpsB gene encoding 30S ribosomal protein S2 — protein MTNKVEKVEKQPKNPIVSKDKLLEAGAYFGHKAHAWNPKMKDYIVPNKKNKGAHIIDITKTQKYLEFAYSLVNKLASKKASFIFVGTKKQAQSAVKEAAERSNSLYVTERWLGGTLTNNQTIMSRVKKMEELEAKAKNEFKGYTKKEAILFQKELDKLHKNLDGIRSMKRLPQVMIVADPNEDAIAVKEAKRKGIKVIAILDTNADPDFVDFGIPANDDSAKCISLIMTILADAIVKAQGGKELFAYQPDEKIVLPEFQGVQRKQPLQSQPRRVKSQTEESRGE, from the coding sequence ATGACAAATAAAGTAGAAAAAGTTGAAAAACAACCAAAAAATCCTATTGTATCAAAGGATAAATTATTAGAAGCGGGTGCATACTTTGGACACAAAGCACATGCTTGAAACCCTAAAATGAAAGATTACATTGTACCTAACAAAAAAAATAAAGGTGCACACATCATTGATATTACTAAAACACAAAAATATCTTGAATTTGCTTACTCACTTGTAAATAAATTAGCAAGTAAAAAAGCTTCTTTCATTTTTGTAGGAACAAAAAAACAAGCTCAAAGTGCTGTTAAAGAAGCAGCTGAAAGATCAAACTCATTATACGTAACAGAAAGATGATTAGGTGGAACATTAACAAATAATCAAACAATTATGTCACGTGTTAAAAAAATGGAAGAACTTGAAGCTAAAGCTAAAAATGAATTCAAAGGATACACTAAAAAAGAAGCTATTCTTTTCCAAAAAGAATTAGATAAATTACACAAAAACCTTGATGGAATTCGTTCAATGAAACGTTTACCACAAGTTATGATTGTTGCTGATCCTAATGAAGATGCAATCGCAGTTAAAGAAGCTAAAAGAAAAGGCATCAAAGTTATCGCTATTTTAGATACAAATGCAGATCCAGATTTTGTTGATTTTGGAATTCCTGCTAATGATGATTCTGCAAAATGTATCTCATTAATTATGACAATTCTTGCTGATGCTATTGTTAAAGCTCAAGGTGGTAAAGAATTATTTGCTTACCAACCAGATGAAAAAATTGTTTTACCAGAATTCCAAGGAGTTCAAAGAAAACAACCTTTACAATCTCAACCAAGAAGAGTTAAATCACAAACTGAAGAATCAAGAGGGGAATAA
- a CDS encoding DUF2798 domain-containing protein, producing the protein MPQNKRESLIYTVMMCFVMVLWMSFYSVFLRTLKFDASIFTEAWLGFPLAYIVALCCDLLFVSRTAKFIAFKWIKVKPQSPTIAKVLAISGMMVVFMVLIMSLYGSIVACVATNDWKNLFFIYINTVWKNFLMAFPFQILIAGTLVRFVFRKLFPVGSIK; encoded by the coding sequence ATGCCTCAAAATAAACGTGAAAGTTTAATTTACACAGTTATGATGTGTTTTGTAATGGTTTTATGAATGTCATTTTATAGTGTTTTTCTAAGAACCTTAAAATTTGATGCATCAATTTTTACTGAAGCTTGATTAGGCTTTCCGCTTGCATATATTGTTGCACTTTGTTGTGATTTATTATTTGTATCAAGGACAGCTAAGTTTATTGCTTTTAAGTGAATAAAAGTAAAACCACAATCTCCAACAATAGCCAAAGTTTTAGCTATATCTGGTATGATGGTTGTATTTATGGTTTTAATCATGTCGCTTTATGGTTCTATTGTTGCATGTGTTGCGACAAATGACTGAAAAAATTTATTTTTCATCTATATTAATACAGTTTGAAAAAACTTTTTAATGGCATTCCCATTTCAAATTCTGATTGCCGGAACTCTTGTGAGATTTGTGTTCCGCAAACTTTTCCCAGTCGGTTCCATTAAATAA
- the mgtE gene encoding magnesium transporter: MDNNIDQMFEELQKLIKNKSVKLSREFLDEYPIAYVASCFEQLSLEDQLFYLRVLKRDEAAELFSYLDDEVKAKLAISFTEEWGMEILQELQSDELADVIEDLPANIQKRILFETPPEKRNLINSILKYKEDQVGSIMSVDISTIRADYTCKKALSKIKRDYKKNNAELSHYFFVTDDKGVLLGSISLEEIVFANENEKIESLYSAVPSVYAHNDTEHASNIFAEHDMSSLPVVTSDNRLVGMITSDDVIDIVRNSATEDMYKMAGITIEDKEESYIKTTVLSIVKSRILWLIILMISATLSQFIIQSFTDISENFIKSLGVTLSTAIIVSLIPVISGAAGNAGSQSSTTITRSLALGEIESKDIKKVILKEFNISVVVGLILFFVNVLRLSIYFLISGDLLHADERTSIIFMILASSIALWFVIILAKFLGTIIPIFALKLKKDPAVMSAPILTTLTDAISTLIFFGITIFIFWISFVVLV; the protein is encoded by the coding sequence ATGGACAACAACATTGATCAAATGTTTGAAGAATTACAAAAATTAATTAAAAACAAAAGCGTAAAATTATCACGAGAATTCCTTGATGAGTACCCGATCGCTTATGTTGCGAGTTGTTTTGAGCAACTTTCACTTGAAGATCAATTATTTTACTTAAGAGTCTTAAAAAGAGATGAAGCTGCCGAATTATTTAGTTATTTAGATGATGAAGTTAAAGCTAAATTAGCAATTAGTTTTACAGAAGAATGAGGTATGGAAATTCTTCAAGAACTTCAAAGTGATGAACTTGCAGACGTTATTGAAGACTTACCCGCAAACATTCAAAAAAGAATTCTTTTTGAAACTCCACCCGAAAAAAGAAACTTAATTAATAGTATTTTAAAATATAAAGAAGATCAAGTCGGAAGTATTATGTCAGTTGATATTTCAACAATTAGAGCTGACTATACTTGCAAAAAAGCATTAAGTAAAATTAAACGTGATTATAAAAAGAATAATGCTGAGTTATCTCACTATTTCTTCGTCACAGATGATAAAGGTGTTTTACTTGGTTCAATTTCTCTTGAAGAAATTGTTTTTGCTAATGAAAATGAAAAAATTGAATCACTTTATTCTGCAGTTCCATCAGTTTACGCTCATAATGATACTGAGCATGCATCAAATATTTTCGCAGAGCATGATATGTCATCTCTTCCTGTTGTAACAAGTGATAATCGTCTTGTGGGTATGATTACTTCTGACGATGTTATTGATATCGTTCGTAATTCTGCAACTGAAGATATGTATAAAATGGCCGGAATTACTATTGAAGATAAAGAAGAGTCTTATATTAAAACAACCGTTTTAAGTATTGTTAAGTCAAGAATTCTTTGATTGATCATTTTGATGATTTCTGCTACTTTAAGTCAATTTATCATTCAAAGTTTTACTGATATTTCTGAAAACTTCATCAAATCTCTTGGAGTTACACTTTCTACAGCTATTATTGTTTCTTTAATTCCTGTCATTTCTGGTGCTGCCGGAAACGCTGGTTCTCAGTCATCTACAACAATTACTCGTTCATTAGCTTTAGGAGAAATTGAATCTAAAGATATTAAAAAAGTTATATTAAAAGAGTTTAATATTTCTGTAGTTGTTGGTCTTATATTATTTTTCGTTAATGTTTTAAGACTAAGTATTTACTTCTTAATTTCTGGTGATTTACTCCATGCCGATGAGAGAACTTCAATTATTTTTATGATTTTAGCTTCTTCAATAGCTTTATGATTTGTTATTATTTTGGCTAAATTTTTAGGTACAATTATTCCTATTTTTGCATTAAAACTAAAAAAAGATCCAGCTGTTATGTCAGCGCCAATTCTAACAACCTTAACTGATGCTATATCAACATTGATCTTTTTTGGAATAACAATATTTATTTTCTGAATATCATTTGTGGTATTAGTTTAA
- a CDS encoding diadenylate cyclase — protein sequence MMLINVLKEVTDAVANESVLNKNMMQTTQLILLIIITVLVSLILLLVGLPKLLEIIKTKMMKSKYDKLGKSTQVRLINQLREAVAFLSKNKVGALVTIENSDNIDNLRTDGVIINANISSSLLISIFNKESPLHDGAVVIRNNKIYYASTFYKITRKSMDNKYGSRHRAAMGISEICDATTIVVSEETGTISIAKNGNIVPIKLEEFQEQLIKYLKD from the coding sequence ATGATGTTAATTAATGTTTTAAAAGAAGTTACTGATGCAGTCGCTAACGAAAGTGTTCTAAATAAAAATATGATGCAAACTACTCAGTTAATTTTACTAATCATTATCACTGTTTTAGTTTCATTAATTTTATTATTAGTGGGTTTACCTAAATTATTGGAAATCATTAAAACTAAAATGATGAAAAGTAAGTACGATAAACTAGGAAAAAGCACTCAAGTAAGACTTATCAATCAACTTAGGGAAGCTGTTGCGTTTTTGAGCAAGAATAAAGTCGGTGCACTTGTTACTATTGAAAACAGTGATAATATTGATAACTTAAGAACTGATGGAGTTATTATTAATGCTAATATTTCAAGTTCTTTATTGATTTCTATTTTTAATAAAGAAAGTCCATTGCATGATGGAGCTGTTGTGATAAGAAACAACAAAATTTATTATGCTTCTACATTCTATAAAATAACAAGAAAAAGTATGGACAATAAATATGGTTCAAGACATAGGGCTGCTATGGGAATTAGCGAGATTTGTGATGCTACAACCATAGTTGTTTCTGAAGAGACAGGAACTATTTCTATTGCTAAAAACGGAAATATAGTCCCTATTAAACTCGAAGAGTTCCAAGAACAATTAATTAAATATTTGAAAGACTAG
- the thiI gene encoding tRNA uracil 4-sulfurtransferase ThiI: MYSKILIRYGELVLKKKNRKFFTNCLKQNAERILGQKVDIQFDRMYTDYSEQTVNDLQYIFGISSYSPVIVCSHEMDEIKENVLKLVRNDSKTFKIEARRHYKQYPINSSEINNILGGHVLKNTNLKVDVHNPDQTFFVEVREKNVYIFSDYIQGIGGLPVGSSGKVLHLLSGGIDSPVAALKLMKRGLKVEFLSFITPPHTDERTVNKMKHFVQVLSKYQGVSYLHLANYTFLMNYLALTSNQSYKITLMRRSFYRIAEIIAKNKGILALSNGDNLGQVASQTLESMAVIGKSTDMQILRPLLSYDKNEIINIARKIGTYETSIIKANETCELFAPKEPVTKPDLQTVTKLEEELDMINSLEEKLIKEQIQSIKIS; the protein is encoded by the coding sequence ATGTATAGCAAAATTTTAATAAGATATGGTGAGCTAGTTTTAAAGAAGAAAAATAGAAAATTTTTTACTAATTGTTTAAAACAAAATGCTGAAAGAATTTTAGGACAAAAAGTTGATATTCAGTTTGACAGAATGTACACCGATTATTCAGAACAAACAGTGAACGATCTACAATATATTTTTGGAATAAGTTCATATTCTCCAGTTATTGTATGTTCGCATGAAATGGATGAAATCAAAGAAAATGTCTTAAAACTAGTAAGAAACGATAGTAAAACGTTCAAGATTGAAGCTAGAAGACATTACAAACAATACCCAATAAATTCATCTGAGATAAACAATATTTTAGGTGGGCACGTTTTAAAAAATACTAATTTAAAAGTAGATGTACATAATCCAGATCAAACTTTTTTTGTTGAAGTTAGAGAAAAAAATGTTTATATTTTTTCTGATTATATTCAAGGGATTGGTGGTTTGCCGGTTGGTTCAAGTGGAAAGGTTTTGCACTTACTTAGTGGTGGAATAGATAGTCCAGTTGCAGCTTTAAAACTCATGAAAAGAGGTCTTAAAGTTGAATTCCTTAGTTTTATAACTCCACCACACACTGATGAAAGAACAGTAAACAAAATGAAACACTTTGTACAAGTTTTAAGCAAGTATCAAGGTGTAAGTTATTTACATTTAGCTAACTATACATTTTTAATGAATTATCTAGCATTAACTTCAAATCAAAGCTATAAAATAACCTTAATGAGAAGAAGTTTTTATAGAATAGCTGAAATTATTGCAAAAAACAAAGGAATCTTAGCTCTTTCAAATGGTGATAATTTAGGTCAAGTAGCTTCGCAAACTCTTGAGTCAATGGCAGTGATTGGTAAAAGTACAGATATGCAAATTCTTCGTCCTCTTTTAAGTTATGACAAAAATGAGATTATCAATATCGCCCGTAAAATAGGTACATACGAAACATCAATTATTAAAGCAAATGAAACTTGCGAATTATTTGCCCCAAAAGAACCGGTTACAAAACCTGATCTTCAAACTGTAACTAAATTAGAAGAAGAATTAGATATGATTAACTCTTTAGAAGAAAAATTAATCAAAGAACAAATACAAAGCATTAAAATTTCATAA
- the rpsD gene encoding 30S ribosomal protein S4 gives MSRYTGPVFKKSRRLGYSILETGKEFAKGRKRTYAPGQHGNKRVKLSDYGLHLYEKQKIKFVFGINEKQLRKVYVKASKMKGVTGTNLLQLLESRLDNLVYRAGFATTRKQARQLVNHGHFTLDGKKADIPSMQIKLGSKIELREKSRNNVQIKDALENSSASAWLTRKDFAVTYDRLPERNEVHTEIKDALIVEFYAK, from the coding sequence ATGTCAAGATATACTGGACCAGTGTTCAAAAAATCACGTCGTTTAGGTTACTCTATCTTAGAAACTGGAAAAGAATTTGCTAAAGGTAGAAAAAGAACATATGCGCCTGGACAACACGGAAACAAAAGAGTAAAACTTTCAGATTATGGTTTACACTTATATGAAAAACAAAAAATTAAATTTGTTTTTGGTATTAATGAAAAACAATTAAGAAAAGTTTACGTTAAAGCTTCAAAAATGAAAGGTGTTACAGGTACAAACTTACTTCAATTACTTGAAAGTCGTTTAGATAACTTAGTTTACAGAGCGGGGTTTGCAACAACAAGAAAACAAGCTCGTCAATTAGTTAACCACGGACACTTTACATTAGATGGTAAAAAAGCAGATATTCCATCAATGCAAATTAAATTAGGTTCAAAAATTGAACTTAGAGAAAAATCAAGAAACAATGTTCAAATTAAAGATGCTTTAGAAAACTCAAGTGCATCAGCATGATTAACAAGAAAAGATTTTGCAGTGACATATGACCGTTTACCAGAACGTAACGAAGTTCACACAGAAATCAAAGATGCTTTAATCGTTGAGTTCTACGCTAAATAG
- the rpmE gene encoding 50S ribosomal protein L31, which translates to MKKNIHPQYHEVKVTCSTCQKEFEFRSTRKQFTVDVCSGCHPVYTGNRAKVKATGRIDRFNRRLEKKQN; encoded by the coding sequence ATGAAAAAAAATATTCATCCACAATATCACGAAGTTAAAGTGACTTGTTCAACATGCCAAAAAGAATTTGAATTCCGTTCAACTAGAAAACAATTTACAGTTGACGTATGTTCAGGATGCCACCCTGTTTACACAGGAAACAGAGCTAAAGTTAAAGCTACTGGAAGAATCGATAGATTCAATAGAAGACTTGAAAAAAAACAAAACTAA